Proteins encoded together in one Epinephelus moara isolate mb chromosome 2, YSFRI_EMoa_1.0, whole genome shotgun sequence window:
- the nek8 gene encoding serine/threonine-protein kinase Nek8: protein MEKYEKIKVVGRGAFGIVHLCRRRSDGAFVILKEIPVEQMSRDERLAAQNECQVLKLLNHPNIIEYYENFLEDKALMIAMEYAPGGTLADYIQKRCNSLLDEDTILHFFVQILLALYHVHNKLILHRDLKTQNILLDKHQMIVKIGDFGISKILVSKSKAYTVVGTPCYISPELCEGKPYNQKSDIWALGCVLYELASLKRAFEAANLPALVLKIMSGTFAPISDRYSPELRQLILNMLNLDPSKRPQLNEIMALPICIRPLLNLYTDIGNVKMRRIEKPLSTVQTGPQGRPGGRVPTNRSRDGSVGLGSGKVHSLPLSSVYTWGSGISAPLRLPMLNTEVLQVSLGRTQKMGVTKSGRLITWEAPSVGSGEASLPGVVEQMQPQFISRFLEGQSGVTIKSVSCGDLFTTCMTDRGIIMTFGSGSNGCLGHGNFNDVTQPKIVEALLGYELVQVSCGASHVLAVTNEREVFAWGRGDNGRLGLGTQDTHNSPQQVCLPVEFEAQKVMCGVDCSMIISTQYGIVACGSNRFNKLGLDKITAGEEPNPSNQVEEVHSYTPVQSAPLDSEKIVHIDIGTAHSVAVTERGHCFTFGSNQHGQMGCSSRRSSRVPYPVPGLQGITVAACGDAFTLAIGTDGEVYTWGKGARGRLGRKEEDSGIPKAVQLDESHPFTVTSVACCHGNTLLAVKPLLEEPVPR from the exons ATGGAGAAATATGAGAAAATCAAAGTTGTCGGAAGAGGAGCCTTTGG GATCGTTCACCTGTGCCGCAGGCGCAGTGATGGGGCCTTTGTCATCCTGAAGGAGATCCCAGTGGAGCAGATGTCAAGAGACGAGCGCCTGGCGGCTCAGAACGAGTGTCAGGTCCTGAAACTGCTCAACCATCCGAATATCATAGAGTATTATGAGAACTTCCTTGAAGACAAGGCCCTTATGATAGCTATGGAGTATGCACCAG GTGGAACTTTGGCTGATTACATACAGAAGCGTTGTAACTCTCTGCTGGACGAGGACACCATCCTTCACTTCTTTGTACAGATCTTACTTGCACTGTACCACGTCCACAACAAACTGATCTTGCACAGAGACCTTAAGACACAGAATATTCTTCTTGACAAGCACCAGATGATCGTCAAAATTGGTGACTTTGGAATCTCCAAAATCCTTGTCAGCAAGAGCAAAGCCTACACG GTGGTTGGGACACCGTGCTACATCTCTCCAGAGCTGTGTGAGGGAAAGCCGTATAACCAGAAGAGTGACATCTGGGCTTTGGGCTGTGTGCTCTATGAGCTAGCGAGCCTTAAGAGAGCCTTCGAGGCTGCT aATCTACCTGCCCTCGTTCTGAAGATCATGAGCGGAACATTTGCTCCAATTTCAGACCGGTACAGCCCCGAACTCAGACAGCTCATCCTCAACATGCTCAATCTGGATCCATCCAAACGGCCACAACTTAACGAAATAATGGCTCTTCCCATATGCATCAGGCCTCTTCTTAATCTCTACACAGATATAGGCAATGTCAAAATGCGCAG GATTGAGAAACCACTGTCTACTGTACAAACTGGTCCTCAAGGTAGACCAGGTGGGAGAGTTCCTACCAACAGGTCCAGAG ATGGATCAGTGGGTCTAGGATCAGGGAAGGTGCATTCCCTCCCGCTGTCCTCAGTTTACACATGGGGAAGTGGAATCTCAGCACCTCTCCGCCTGCCAATGCTCAACACCGAGGTGCTCCAAGTGTCTCTTGGTCGAACTCAGAAGATGGGGGTGACCAAGTCTGGCCGTCTGATTACATGGgag GCTCCGTCAGTGGGGTCCGGTGAGGCCAGTCTGCCCGGTGTGGTGGAGCAGATGCAGCCTCAGTTCATTTCACGTTTCCTTGAGGGTCAGTCTGGAGTCACCATCAAGTCTGTGTCCTGTGGCGATCTTTTTACTACCTGCATGACAG ACAGGGGCATTATCATGACATTTGGAAGTGGAAGCAACGGCTGCCTGGGACACGGTAACTTCAATGATGTAACGCAG CCTAAGATAGTTGAAGCACTCCTCGGCTATGAGCTGGTTCAGGTGTCGTGTGGTGCTTCCCATGTACTCGCTGTGACCAATGAAAGAGAAGTATTTGCCTGGGGAAGAGGAGACAATG GTCGCCTCGGGCTAGGCACCCAAGACACCCACAACTCTCCACAGCAGGTTTGTTTACCAGTGGAATTTGAGGCCCAAAAGGTGATGTGTGGAGTGGACTGCTCCATGATTATCAGCACCCAGTACGGCATTGTGGCATGTGGAAGCAACAG ATTCAACAAGCTCGGGCTGGATAAAATAACAGCTGGAGAGGAACCAAATCCCTCGAATCAGGTGGAAGAAGTCCATTCTTACACTCCTGTCCAGTCAGCCCCACTCGACAGTGAGAAGATTGTTCATATTGACATTGGGACAGCCCATTCTGTTGCTGTTACAG AAAGAGGTCATTGTTTCACCTTTGGCAGCAACCAGCATGGTCAGATGGGTTGTAGTTCCCGTCGTAGCAGCCGAGTGCCGTACCCGGTGCCGGGGCTGCAGGGCATCACCGTGGCTGCCTGTGGAGATGCTTTCACCTTAGCTATCGGAACTG ACGGGGAGGTGTACACCTGGGGGAAGGGGGCCCGCGGCCGCCTTGGTAGAAAGGAGGAGGATTCTGGGATACCGAAGGCGGTGCAGCTTGATGAGAGTCACCCATTCACGGTGACATCTGTGGcttgttgtcatggcaacactCTGCTGGCAGTGAAAC CTTTGCTTGAAGAACCTGTCCCAAGATGA